One genomic segment of Nothobranchius furzeri strain GRZ-AD chromosome 10, NfurGRZ-RIMD1, whole genome shotgun sequence includes these proteins:
- the timm22 gene encoding mitochondrial import inner membrane translocase subunit Tim22 — MAASTGGTNAASLGSNSPVSADSTMDSSTIQYSMVLEHLIGEKRQIKDLSPGVMGGLPTPPKSNEQKMIEKGMESCAFKSILACVGGFVLGGAFGVFTAGIDTNVGFDPKDPLRTPTAREVLKDMGQRGMSYAKNFAIVGAMFSCTECIIESHRGKSDWKNAVYSGCVTGGAIGFRAGLKAGVLGCGGFAAFSAAIEYYLR; from the exons ATGGCCGCGTCCACTGGTGGAACTAACGCTGCCTCTTTGGGCTCAAACAGCCCAGTTTCAGCCGATTCCACAATGGATAGTTCAACAATTCAGTACAGTATGGTTCTGGAACATCTTATAGGTGAAAAAAGGCAAATTAAAGACTTGAGCCCCGGTGTTATGGGGGGACTGCCGACGCCTCCGAAAAGCAACGAGCAGAAGATGATAGAGAAGGGCATGGAGAGCTGCGCCTTCAAGTCCATCCTGGCTTGTGTGGGAG GGTTTGTCCTCGGTGGAGCATTTGGTGTTTTCACAGCTGGGATCGATACCAATGTTGGCTTTGACCCCAAAGACCCTCTGAGAACTCCAACAGCTCGAGAAGTCCTTAAAGACATGGGTCAGAGAGGGATGTCTTACGCCAAGAACTTTGCCATCGTTGGTGCCATGTTCTCCTGTACAGAGTGCATCATTGAATCA CACAGAGGCAAATCCGACTGGAAAAATGCAGTATACAGTGGTTGTGTAACTGGAGGAGCCATAGGATTTCGTG CTGGCCTGAAAGCTGGGGTCCTTGGATGTGGAGGCTTTGCTGCATTCTCTGCTGCCATCGAGTATTACCTACGATGA